A portion of the Clupea harengus chromosome 18, Ch_v2.0.2, whole genome shotgun sequence genome contains these proteins:
- the LOC105904538 gene encoding NACHT, LRR and PYD domains-containing protein 12-like: MEECKPEAVSDQFTQSQHGDLKHIFQVLEEKIITFKKNELKRFKRMLSPDYQENFKSKEEDESDAREGALKMGLHFLRNMKLTDLADKLQENELDVDCQTELKRNLKNMYQSVFEGIPTQGSSALLEKIYTEVYITERGPAGPETSIKCSDIFKLLPGQVKPIRSVVTKGVAGIGKTVSVQKFILDWAEGKENQDIHFIFPLPLRELNLMSEKQLSLMDLLHHFFTEIKQLTFLSQGKYKVLFIFDGLDECRLRLDFQQHESLTDVTEVTSLDILLTNIIKGNLLPSALLWITSRPAAANQILPECVDRVTEVQGFKDPQKEEYFRKRISDQNLASRVISHIKLSRSLHSMCHIPVFCWIAATLLGVILGFSGDGQIPKTLTEMYTYFLIFQTKQRSLKFENDLDPQWNHKVILDLGKLAYEQLEKGNLIFHEEDLRKCGIDAREAAVCSGICYQIFREESELYQGKEFCFTHLSIQEYLAALYAFLMMANGRKDIISRHHVPEIIIYLWKWIWSWSPSTKKSMIISYKSAVDKALKHEDGRFDLFLRFLLGLSLESNQTLLHGLLQRGQNKMCNEETISYIKEKIREVPSSERLINLFHCLNELNDHTLVEEVQSFLSAGTLSEAELSPAQWSALVSVLLTSEQSLDVFDLKKYIRSDEGLLRLQPVVEESQKARLNSCRLTERSCTALACILSKASSKMKNLDLSDNSIGDIGVQEFCKGLENPNCVLETLRLSDCSITEVGYASLASALRLNPNHLRELDLRGNDPGKSGVKLLLDLKEDPQCKLNKLRFLKGSAAEEACDAVASAVGSNPLLMTELDLSKLIPEALRVTQLCSLLEDSHCTLHKLSLSDCNITEEGFRALASALRSIPSHMTELQLSWNKAGDSGVKHLSKLLKDPNCKLEKLKLSDCSITEEGYASLASALRFHPNHLRELDLRGNNPGESGVKLLLALKEDPQCTLKNLRFLKESAAEESCAAVASAIPTVNSRNYSEYHKTKY, encoded by the exons ATGGAGGAATGTAAACCAGAAGCTGTCAGTGACCAGTTCACCCAGAGTCAACATGGGGATCTGAAGCACATATTCCAG GTGTTAGAGGAGAAGATCATCACCTTTAAGAAGAATGAGCTGAAGAGATTCAAGAGGATGCTGAGTCCAGATTACCAAGAAAACTTTAAGAgtaaagaggaggatgagagtgaTGCCAGAGAAGGGGCTCTGAAGATGGGACTGCACTTCCTTAGGAATATGAAACTGACAGATCTCGCTGACAAACTGCAAGAAA ATGAGCTGGATGTAGATTGTCAGACTGAGctgaaaagaaatctcaagaacATGTACCAGAGTGTTTTTGAAGGAATACCCACGCAAGGAAGCTCTGCTCTTCTAGAAAAGATCTACACAGAGgtctacatcacagagagaggacCAGCTGGACCGGAGACATCAATcaaatgcagtgacatctttaaactCTTACCTGGCCAAGTCAAACCAATCAGAAGTGTTGTCACAAAAGGAGTTGCTGGCATTGGTAAAACTGTCTCAGTTCAGAAGTTCATCCTGGACTgggcagagggaaaagaaaaccagGATATCCACTTCATATTTCCACTACCTTTAAGGGAGCTCAACCTCATGAGCGAAAAACAGCTCTCTTTGATGGATCTCCTCCACCACTTTTTCACAGAAATAAAGCAGTTAACTTTTCTCAGCCAAGGGAAGTACAAAGTgttgttcatctttgatggcCTGGATGAATGTCGACTCCGACTAGACTTTCAGCAACATGAAAGTTTGACTGATGTGACAGAGGTCACTTCATTGGACATACTCCTGACAAATATCATCAAGGGtaatctgcttccctctgctttactttggattacctctcgaccagcagcagccaatcaaatcctgCCTGAGTGTGTTGACCGGGTCACAGAGGTACAAGGGTTCAAGgacccacagaaggaggagtacttcaggaagaggatcAGTGATCAGAATCTTGCCAGCAGAGTCATCTCTCACATCAAATTATCAAGGAGCCTCCACAGTATGTGCCACATACCAGTGTTCTGCTGGATTGCTGCTACTCTTCTTGGGGTAATTCTTggcttttcaggagatggacaGATTCCGAAGACTTTGACAGAGATGTACACctatttccttatttttcaaaccAAACAGAGGAGCCTGAAGTTTGAAAATGACCTTGATCCACAGTGGAACCACAAAGTTATCCTTGATCTTGGAAAGTTGGCCTATGAACAGTTGGAGAAGGGTAATCTGATTTTTCATGAAGAAGACCTGAGAAAGTGTGGCATTGATGCCAGAGAGGCAGCAGTATGTTCTGGCATCTGCTACCAGATCTTTCGAGAAGAATCAGAGCTTTATCAAGGAAAGGAGTTCTGCTTCACACATTTAAGTATCCAGGAGTATCTTGCAGCTTTATATGCGTTTCTGATGATGGCAAATGGAAGGAAAGACATAATATCCAGACACCACGTTCCTGAAATAATCATTTACCTTTGGAAATGGATATGGAGTTGGTCTCCTTCAACGAAGAAATCCATGATCATCTCCTACAAGAGTGCTGTGGACAAAGCTTTGAAGCATGAAGATGGACGATTTGACCTTTTCCTCCGTTTccttcttggcctctctctggagtctAACCAGACTCTCCTGCATGGCCTTCTACAGAGAGGACAAAATAAGATGTGCAATGAAGAAACAATCAGTTACATTAAGGAAAAGATCAGGGAGGTTCCTTCATCAGAAAGGCTGATCAACCTCTTCCACTGCCTAAATGAACTCAATGATCACACCTTAGTGGAAGAGGTCCAGAGCTTCCTGAGTGCTGGGACACTTTCTGAAGCTGAACTCTCACCTGCCCAGTGGTCAGCTCTAGTGTCTGTGCTGCTGACATCAGAACAGAGCCTGGATGTGTTTGACTTAAAGAAGTACATCAGATCTGATGAAGGTCTCCTAAGACTGCAGCCAGTAGTGGAGGAATCTCAAAAAGCTCG GCTCAATAGCTGTAGGCTCACTGAAAGGAGCTGTACAGCACTGGCATGTATCCTCAGCAAAGCATCTTCAAAGATGAAAAATCTTGATCTAAGTGACAACAGTATTGGAGATATTGGGGTTCAAGAATTCTGTAAAGGACTGGAAAACCCAAACTGTGTACTTGAAACACTCAG actctcagactgcagtatcacagaggtgggctatgctagtctggcttcagccttgaggttaaatcccaatcatctcagagagctagatctcagaggaaatgatccagggaaatcaggagtcaaactgcttttagacctaaAGGAGGACCCGCAGTGTAAACTGAACAAGCTCAG GTTCCTGaaagggagtgctgctgaggaagcctgtgaTGCTGTagcttcagctgtgggttcaaaccccttactcatgactgagctggatctgagtaagCTCATACCAGAAGCCTTGAGAGTGACTCAGCTTTGTTCCTTACTGGAGGattcacactgcacactgcataaactgag CCTGTCAGATTGCAatattacagaggaaggcttcagagctcttgcatcagcactgagatcaatcCCCTCACATATGACAGAGCTGCAGCTGAGttggaataaagcaggagactcaggagtgaagcatctttctaaacttctgaaggatcccaactgtaaactggagaaactaaa actctcagactgcagtatcacagaaGAGGGCTATGCTAGTCTAGCTTCAGCCTTGAGGTTTCATCCCAATCacctcagagagctggatctcagaggcaataatccaggggaatcaggagtcaaactgcttttagcTCTAAAGGAGGACCCTCAGTGTACACTGAAaaatctcag gttcctgaaagagagtgctgctgaggaatcctgtgctgctgtggcttcagc gatcccaactgtaaactcgAGAAACtacagtgagtatcacaagaccaaatactga